In Gemmatimonadaceae bacterium, the following proteins share a genomic window:
- a CDS encoding acetolactate synthase large subunit, protein MRSLAQAGVELCLANPGTSEMHLVKALDAAPAMRSVLTLHEGVASGAADGWGRMTGRAASTLLHLGPGLANALSNLHNARRSATPVVNIVGDHATYHLANDPPLHSDLPALARASSAWVETVATAEAMAGAGARAVAASLGPPGAIATLIVPADAAWGVVEDARGEAALRAAARAPAVYAGTAPSDATIDGVAQVLRSGEPAVILLGGRAVSPANAERAGRVAAATGARLCSAPFSAIAPRGAGSVATERLPYFPEMVLQLLAGVRHLILVDAPAPVAFFAYPGLPGRLVPEGCSVHVLATGSDDVVAALDALVVACGAEGGAAPRVARAVPPVASGAITPATFAQTLAATLPSGAIVCDEAITNRFPSLAATAGAAPHDWLDLTGGSLGLGMPMALGAAMACPGRRVVNLQADGSAMYTPQALWSLAREGVDVTTIILANRRYRILEYELMRLQLTDAARARSLTDLSTPPIDFVQLAGSLGVPAVQVTTAEGLGEALQRSYATPGPQVIEAMIVE, encoded by the coding sequence ATGCGCTCCCTCGCCCAGGCCGGCGTGGAGCTGTGCCTGGCCAACCCGGGCACGTCGGAAATGCACCTGGTCAAGGCGCTCGATGCAGCGCCTGCCATGCGCTCGGTCCTCACGTTGCACGAGGGTGTGGCGAGTGGGGCCGCCGATGGATGGGGGCGGATGACGGGGCGGGCGGCGAGTACGCTGCTTCATCTCGGGCCCGGATTGGCGAACGCGCTGTCCAACCTGCATAACGCGCGACGCTCGGCGACGCCGGTGGTGAACATCGTCGGCGACCACGCCACGTATCACCTGGCCAACGACCCGCCGCTGCACAGCGATCTCCCGGCACTGGCGCGCGCGTCGTCGGCGTGGGTGGAGACGGTCGCGACGGCCGAGGCGATGGCGGGAGCAGGGGCGCGCGCCGTGGCGGCGTCGCTGGGGCCGCCGGGGGCGATCGCGACACTCATCGTCCCCGCGGATGCGGCGTGGGGCGTGGTGGAGGATGCGAGGGGAGAGGCGGCGCTGCGCGCGGCAGCCCGGGCACCGGCTGTTTATGCCGGGACTGCTCCGTCAGACGCAACGATCGATGGCGTGGCGCAGGTGCTGCGTTCAGGTGAACCGGCGGTGATCCTCCTGGGTGGACGCGCGGTGTCGCCCGCCAACGCCGAGCGCGCCGGACGCGTGGCTGCCGCAACCGGGGCCAGGTTGTGCAGCGCGCCCTTCTCCGCCATCGCCCCGCGCGGCGCCGGGAGTGTGGCCACCGAGCGGCTCCCCTACTTCCCGGAAATGGTGCTGCAATTGCTCGCTGGAGTGCGGCATCTCATCCTCGTGGACGCACCGGCGCCGGTGGCCTTCTTCGCCTACCCGGGACTTCCGGGGCGACTGGTGCCCGAGGGGTGCAGCGTGCATGTGCTGGCCACCGGGAGCGACGACGTCGTGGCGGCGCTCGATGCGCTGGTGGTCGCCTGTGGCGCCGAAGGGGGCGCCGCGCCGCGAGTGGCGCGCGCCGTCCCGCCGGTGGCCAGCGGCGCCATCACGCCGGCCACCTTCGCGCAGACCCTTGCCGCCACGCTCCCGTCCGGGGCCATCGTGTGCGACGAGGCCATCACGAATCGCTTTCCGTCGTTGGCCGCCACCGCCGGGGCGGCGCCGCACGACTGGCTCGACCTCACTGGCGGGTCGCTGGGGCTTGGCATGCCGATGGCGCTGGGCGCCGCCATGGCGTGCCCCGGCCGGCGCGTGGTGAACCTGCAGGCGGATGGTAGTGCGATGTACACGCCGCAGGCGCTGTGGTCGCTGGCGCGCGAGGGCGTCGATGTGACGACGATCATCCTCGCCAATCGCCGGTATCGCATCCTGGAGTACGAGCTGATGCGATTGCAGCTGACCGACGCCGCGCGCGCCCGTTCCCTCACCGACCTCTCCACGCCGCCCATCGACTTCGTGCAGCTGGCGGGATCACTCGGCGTTCCGGCGGTGCAGGTGACGACGGCGGAGGGGCTGGGCGAGGCGCTGCAACGGTCGTACGCGACCCCTGGGCCGCAGGTGATCGAGGCGATGATCGTGGAATGA
- a CDS encoding polysaccharide deacetylase family protein — protein sequence MIPAVLPVLFPLLATAATDPDRHFAPAAVTHAAPGVSPVASPWSTNVEQQARVPDSLRVPILVYHNIQSAAEGRAVRGADLTMRPEVFAAQMQYLKAHQIPVVSFTALVEALEGKRTLPPRAVVITFDDGRVNQLQNAVPLLRKLGFTATFFPFTHAMDRNPRYFTWAQLRELQKEGFTIGSHTSLHVRVDKMKDARQMHEEVTGSREALQKNLGTSATEYFSYPFGALAAAGDSATRTAGYRAARAYTGGPWNSIQNRWRLKAVPMTENMKRFVQVVDPESAEARAGATRAARPAGKR from the coding sequence ATGATTCCTGCCGTCTTGCCCGTGCTGTTCCCGCTCCTGGCTACCGCTGCGACGGATCCCGATCGCCACTTTGCCCCAGCCGCTGTCACGCACGCCGCGCCAGGCGTGTCGCCCGTTGCGTCGCCATGGTCGACTAACGTCGAGCAGCAGGCGCGGGTCCCCGACTCGCTCCGCGTCCCGATTCTCGTCTATCACAACATCCAGTCGGCGGCCGAAGGGCGCGCGGTGCGCGGCGCCGACCTCACCATGCGTCCCGAGGTGTTCGCGGCGCAGATGCAGTACCTCAAGGCGCACCAGATTCCGGTCGTCTCCTTCACGGCGCTGGTCGAGGCGCTGGAAGGGAAGCGCACGCTCCCGCCAAGGGCGGTCGTGATCACCTTCGACGACGGGCGCGTGAACCAGTTGCAGAACGCCGTTCCCCTCCTCAGGAAGCTAGGCTTCACCGCGACGTTCTTCCCGTTCACCCATGCGATGGACCGGAACCCGCGTTACTTCACCTGGGCGCAGCTCCGCGAGCTGCAAAAGGAGGGGTTCACCATCGGGTCACACACGTCGTTGCACGTGCGCGTGGACAAGATGAAGGACGCCAGGCAGATGCATGAGGAGGTGACCGGCAGCCGCGAGGCGCTGCAGAAGAACCTGGGCACCAGCGCCACCGAATACTTCTCCTATCCCTTCGGCGCCCTGGCCGCCGCCGGCGACTCGGCGACACGGACCGCTGGATACCGCGCGGCGCGCGCCTACACGGGCGGGCCGTGGAACTCGATCCAGAACCGGTGGCGGCTCAAGGCCGTGCCGATGACCGAGAACATGAAGCGCTTCGTCCAGGTCGTGGATCCGGAGAGCGCCGAGGCGCGCGCGGGCGCGACACGCGCCGCCCGGCCGGCCGGTAAGCGTTAG
- a CDS encoding glycosyltransferase family 4 protein, with product MERLALDRVSLLYASLHDAPPLETSPLDAPLPVPDYASRADILGHAERRPLDRRAASPRIAMVSEYYYPHLGGVTEHVHYLSRELRRMGCHVDVVTSTIDASDDRSHVIRVGRSLPVRCNASMARLTMAWRLRDRLRALFREQRYDLVHVHCPLAPTLPLAAVDAAQVPVVGTFHTWFPSSRVYERGRPFFQRRLDKLDVAVAVSPAAAEAHGRYFDAEWEIIPNGIDTHEFRPALPRPACFDADTPTILFVGRFDPRNELGMLIDALPLVQRDIPSARLVIVGDGALRRHYRARAGANPSIHFAESQVAERGAYYSAATVYACPTTRASFGVTLLEAMAAGTPIVCTDLPGFRSVVTPGREAIMHPAHDVNALAQALVLVLRDASLRARLSAHGLRRAHDFRWSVVATQVLGAYARAGCNIDVEQVA from the coding sequence ATGGAACGCCTAGCCCTCGACCGCGTGTCCCTTCTCTACGCTTCGCTTCACGACGCTCCGCCTCTCGAAACCTCTCCGCTCGACGCTCCCCTTCCCGTCCCCGACTACGCCTCGCGCGCCGACATCCTGGGACACGCCGAACGTCGTCCGCTGGACCGGCGAGCCGCATCACCGCGCATCGCGATGGTGTCGGAGTACTACTACCCGCACCTGGGCGGCGTGACCGAGCATGTGCACTACCTCTCGCGTGAACTGCGACGCATGGGATGCCACGTCGACGTCGTCACCTCGACCATCGACGCGTCTGACGATCGCTCGCATGTGATTCGCGTGGGGCGCTCGCTCCCCGTCCGCTGCAACGCGTCGATGGCACGACTCACCATGGCGTGGCGGCTGCGCGACCGGTTGCGCGCGCTGTTTCGCGAGCAGCGCTACGACCTCGTGCACGTGCACTGTCCGCTGGCGCCAACGCTTCCCCTGGCCGCCGTCGACGCCGCGCAGGTGCCGGTGGTCGGGACGTTCCACACCTGGTTCCCCAGCTCGCGCGTCTACGAGCGCGGGCGCCCGTTCTTCCAGCGCCGGCTCGACAAACTCGACGTTGCGGTCGCGGTATCGCCAGCTGCAGCGGAAGCGCATGGGCGCTACTTTGACGCCGAGTGGGAGATCATCCCCAACGGCATCGACACGCACGAGTTCCGCCCGGCGCTGCCACGACCGGCATGCTTCGACGCGGACACGCCGACCATCCTCTTCGTCGGGCGCTTCGACCCGCGCAATGAACTGGGGATGCTGATCGACGCGCTCCCGCTGGTGCAGCGCGACATCCCGTCGGCGCGACTGGTGATTGTCGGCGATGGTGCGCTCAGGCGTCATTACCGCGCGCGTGCCGGCGCCAATCCGTCCATTCACTTCGCGGAGTCGCAAGTGGCCGAGCGGGGTGCGTACTACTCGGCGGCCACGGTGTACGCCTGCCCCACCACGCGCGCGTCGTTCGGCGTCACGCTGCTGGAGGCCATGGCCGCGGGGACGCCGATCGTCTGCACCGACCTTCCCGGCTTTCGCAGCGTCGTCACCCCTGGGCGCGAGGCAATCATGCACCCGGCGCACGACGTGAACGCGCTCGCCCAGGCGCTCGTACTCGTCCTGCGCGATGCGTCGCTGCGCGCGCGGCTATCGGCACATGGGCTGCGGCGCGCGCACGACTTCCGCTGGTCGGTGGTCGCCACGCAGGTGCTGGGCGCGTATGCGCGCGCTGGCTGCAACATCGATGTGGAGCAGGTGGCGTGA
- a CDS encoding polysaccharide deacetylase family protein → MTPTIAMLASLTPIALAGAGSYAALHRNSNLFGRVLSRLPGDGLRVALTFDDGPNVWATPRILDTLAEYDVPATFFLLGRHAERWPALVRRIVAEGHQVANHGFAHRRLHLAGPNRATADLSAGTRAIVDACGVAPRHFRAPHGFRSPFVAPAAHRLGQRCVGWSLGVWDSGRPGVHEIARRTVGGVRGGSIVLLHDGDGYDPLGDRTQTAGALARIVPELLARGYAFEGLPV, encoded by the coding sequence GTGACACCCACGATCGCAATGCTCGCATCGCTCACCCCCATCGCCCTGGCCGGTGCCGGGAGCTACGCCGCCCTGCACCGCAACAGCAACCTCTTTGGCCGCGTTCTGTCGCGCCTTCCCGGCGACGGGCTGCGCGTGGCGCTCACCTTCGACGATGGCCCCAACGTGTGGGCGACCCCTCGCATCCTCGACACGCTCGCCGAGTATGACGTCCCCGCGACCTTCTTCCTCCTGGGGCGTCATGCGGAGCGATGGCCTGCGCTCGTGCGCCGCATTGTCGCCGAGGGACACCAGGTGGCGAACCACGGCTTTGCGCACCGCCGGCTGCATCTCGCCGGCCCCAACCGCGCCACCGCCGACCTTTCGGCCGGGACGCGAGCCATTGTCGATGCCTGTGGCGTGGCGCCGCGCCACTTTCGCGCGCCACACGGCTTCCGCTCGCCATTCGTGGCGCCGGCGGCGCACCGTCTGGGGCAACGCTGCGTGGGATGGTCACTCGGCGTGTGGGACAGCGGCCGCCCCGGCGTGCACGAGATCGCGCGTCGCACCGTGGGCGGAGTGCGAGGCGGGAGCATCGTCCTGCTCCATGACGGTGACGGCTACGACCCCCTGGGTGATCGCACACAGACGGCCGGCGCGCTGGCACGCATCGTTCCCGAACTCCTCGCGCGCGGCTACGCGTTCGAGGGGCTTCCTGTGTAA